A stretch of the Orcinus orca chromosome 1, mOrcOrc1.1, whole genome shotgun sequence genome encodes the following:
- the LOC117198526 gene encoding LOW QUALITY PROTEIN: uncharacterized protein LOC117198526 (The sequence of the model RefSeq protein was modified relative to this genomic sequence to represent the inferred CDS: inserted 4 bases in 3 codons; deleted 3 bases in 2 codons; substituted 3 bases at 3 genomic stop codons): MCICFCRGGVGVSAPCPAMQGVGXDFSREGARPGPGPKSSRHXHPLLLQGTAKAKPSSGQDYVYWVDPWRKRXQREAEAEREXRGDPDPAARSGSDHHPISPFLQPPVTESGRELKFWVERWPFSGAPPAPPPIRVELLTSVVSPAKGRSCHQQPPSQPQAAEETLQLRLNHCDPSLNFKSWGLREGSGAESCYPQAHSCPSLCHFPAPELAHLXALAPWIPLPGAFQIQQEXFFFFLESRTPSSMRSGGGKGSL, translated from the exons ATGTGTATCTGTTTCTGtaggggtggagtgggagtgTCGGCCCCCTGCCCAGCTATGCAGGGGGTGGGGTAGGACTTTTCCAGAGAGGGAGccaggcctggccctggccccAAGAGCTCACGCC CCCACCCCTTACTTCTCCAGGGAACTGCCAAAGCCAAACCCAGCTCAGGACAGGATTATGTGTACTGGGTAGACCCATGGAGAAAGAGGtagcagagagaagcagaggcagagagggagtaGAGAGGGGACCCGGACCCGGCAGCAAGAAGTGGCAGTGATCATCaccccatctctcctttccttcaacCTCCAGTAACAGAGTCAGGCAGAGAGCTGAAGTTTTGGGTGGAACGTTGGCCCTTCTCTGGAGCccct cccgcccccccccccatcagGGTGGAGTTGCTGACCTCAGTGGTCAGCCCAGCCAAGGGAAGGAGCTGCCATCAGCAACCCCCTTCCCAACCCCAAGCAGCTGAGGAGACCCTGCAGCTCAGGCTCAACCACTGTGATCCCTCCCTTAACTTC AAGTCCTGGGGTCTCAGGGAGGGAAGTGGGGCTGAGAGTTGCTACCCCCAAGCACATTCCTGCCCTTCTCTCTGTCATTTTCCTGCCCCTGAGCTGGCCCACCT GGCATTAGCTCCTTGGATTCCTCTCCCGGGTGCCTTTCAGATCCAacagg catttttttttttcctggaaagcaGAACTCCGAGCAGCatgaggagtgggggtgggaagggctCATTGTGA